The following proteins come from a genomic window of Pyxidicoccus sp. MSG2:
- a CDS encoding Ig-like domain-containing protein, whose translation MAVVVLSSTACISVPDIEPAKAEVRITSPEGLAYTNGVLEVRLEVTGHTPERVELLKDGEVLAEVAAPYVYAWDTAGVAEGSHQLVARAVFGEVTFASEAREVVVDRTPPQVVSRTPEPGAQDVWVKSPIQAVFSEPVKVGTLTSESVRLSVGGVEVARTVAVSADGRTVTVVPGEGYVPSNPVTLEFLPQATDRAGNSVKLAEGWTWLVPYWVPWGSADNAIVGNQSGWVEKYAYDDTGNLTAIWRITNSNSFSILAKRFESGEWKPLGPSLASAKNDWEIPSKDLILDGSDTPIIAWSQVGNASAVEISIKKWVDNQWVNFGSGLSSTDGFPRRHFFDLQTSPRGNPSIAWSAEDSAGTTGKLCTSEWRTFEWAPIGPCIDILINPVYHTNPALKFSPFGNATVAWFETRDDYNKIFASQYVNGTWTRLASGNEEHGTDLQIASISMTFNGSGLPTIAWNSWIGEENYALATEHWSGEDWLLLGAQPPFRPINPWSSHSLQADSTGTPFLTWANGRIHVQRWAGTSWQLLDDASNSEADSYVTSESLQLTQSGDLILTWFHSAGDETRLRARRLNR comes from the coding sequence GTGGCTGTCGTCGTCCTGTCTTCAACGGCGTGCATCAGCGTGCCGGATATCGAACCCGCGAAGGCGGAGGTGCGCATCACCTCGCCGGAGGGGCTGGCCTACACGAATGGGGTGTTGGAGGTCAGGCTGGAGGTGACGGGGCATACGCCCGAGCGCGTCGAGCTGCTGAAGGACGGCGAGGTGCTGGCGGAGGTGGCGGCGCCGTACGTGTACGCGTGGGACACGGCGGGGGTGGCGGAGGGGTCGCACCAGTTGGTGGCGCGGGCGGTGTTCGGGGAGGTGACGTTCGCCAGCGAGGCGCGGGAGGTGGTGGTGGACCGGACGCCGCCGCAGGTGGTGTCGCGGACTCCGGAACCGGGGGCTCAAGATGTCTGGGTGAAGAGCCCGATTCAGGCCGTGTTCTCCGAGCCGGTGAAGGTAGGCACGCTGACGAGTGAGTCCGTGCGGTTGAGCGTGGGTGGGGTGGAGGTGGCCCGGACGGTGGCAGTGTCGGCGGATGGGCGGACGGTGACGGTGGTGCCGGGGGAGGGGTATGTGCCTTCGAATCCCGTCACGCTCGAGTTTCTACCCCAGGCGACGGATCGTGCAGGCAACAGCGTGAAGCTTGCCGAGGGATGGACGTGGCTGGTCCCCTACTGGGTTCCGTGGGGAAGTGCGGACAATGCCATTGTCGGCAATCAATCCGGCTGGGTCGAAAAATACGCATACGATGACACAGGCAACCTGACAGCAATCTGGCGAATCACGAACAGCAACAGCTTCTCTATTCTTGCCAAGAGATTCGAATCTGGCGAATGGAAGCCGCTTGGCCCAAGTCTGGCATCAGCCAAGAATGACTGGGAAATCCCTTCCAAGGACCTAATACTGGATGGCAGTGACACTCCCATTATCGCCTGGAGTCAGGTGGGCAACGCGAGCGCCGTTGAAATCTCGATCAAGAAATGGGTCGACAATCAATGGGTGAACTTCGGGAGTGGGTTGAGTTCTACCGATGGCTTTCCCAGGAGACATTTCTTCGATCTGCAGACAAGCCCTCGTGGCAACCCCAGCATCGCATGGAGCGCAGAGGATAGCGCTGGTACTACGGGCAAACTGTGCACGAGCGAATGGCGAACTTTCGAATGGGCGCCGATCGGCCCATGCATTGATATCCTGATCAATCCCGTCTACCACACCAATCCGGCACTGAAATTCTCCCCCTTCGGGAACGCCACTGTTGCATGGTTCGAAACCCGAGACGACTACAACAAGATATTCGCCAGTCAGTACGTCAATGGGACATGGACGCGGCTTGCTAGCGGCAACGAAGAACACGGTACCGATCTCCAAATCGCCAGCATTTCGATGACATTCAATGGTAGCGGGTTGCCGACAATCGCTTGGAACTCCTGGATAGGGGAAGAGAACTACGCCCTCGCTACAGAGCACTGGAGTGGAGAGGATTGGCTACTTCTGGGTGCCCAACCTCCGTTTCGCCCCATAAACCCCTGGTCAAGCCATTCACTCCAGGCCGATTCAACCGGCACTCCATTCCTCACCTGGGCAAACGGCCGGATTCACGTGCAACGCTGGGCTGGCACAAGCTGGCAGCTCCTGGATGACGCGTCCAACTCCGAGGCCGATAGCTACGTGACTTCCGAGTCGCTGCAACTCACCCAGTCAGGAGACCTCATCCTGACCTGGTTTCACTCCGCCGGAGATGAAACCCGTCTACGGGCGCGTCGGCTCAACCGGTAA
- a CDS encoding SDR family NAD(P)-dependent oxidoreductase: protein MKRAWKDRVIVITGASSGIGRATALALAKKGAHVVLAARREEPLDDLARECESRGVRALVVPTDVSDPAAVRHLADETLSAFGHFDAWINNAGVYLMGSLEETPDDAFRQLMETNFFGTVTGTRVAVTQFRHQGYGTLVNVSSTFGTVAAPYVSAYVASKHAVRGFSSSVRQELLNTGIDVCTVLPAAVDTPLWQHTANYTGWRIRPVEPVYTPERVARAILRVLRSPRHEIRVGPAARSFAAMHGLMPATFERTMRGVTESQHFEKVRQGHTSGSLFRPMAEGTGTSGGYHSAGKQWLRRLLWAGGLAVAAASFRRGGAGRRLGVRVAHALAS from the coding sequence ATGAAGCGTGCTTGGAAGGACCGGGTCATCGTCATCACCGGCGCATCCAGTGGAATCGGCCGCGCCACCGCGCTCGCCCTGGCGAAGAAGGGCGCTCACGTCGTCCTCGCCGCCCGCCGCGAAGAGCCACTGGATGACCTGGCCCGCGAGTGCGAGTCCCGCGGCGTCCGCGCCCTCGTCGTCCCCACGGACGTCTCGGACCCCGCCGCCGTGCGGCACCTCGCCGACGAGACACTCAGTGCCTTCGGCCACTTCGACGCGTGGATCAACAACGCGGGCGTCTACCTCATGGGCAGCCTGGAAGAGACGCCCGACGACGCCTTCCGCCAGCTCATGGAGACCAACTTCTTCGGCACCGTCACCGGCACCCGCGTCGCCGTGACGCAGTTCCGTCACCAGGGCTACGGCACCCTCGTCAACGTCTCCTCCACCTTCGGCACCGTCGCCGCGCCGTACGTCAGCGCCTACGTCGCCTCCAAGCACGCCGTGCGGGGCTTCTCCTCCTCCGTCCGCCAGGAATTGCTCAACACCGGCATTGACGTGTGCACCGTGCTCCCCGCCGCCGTCGACACGCCGCTGTGGCAGCACACCGCCAACTACACCGGCTGGCGCATCCGCCCCGTGGAGCCCGTCTACACGCCGGAGCGCGTCGCCCGCGCCATCCTCCGCGTCCTGCGCAGCCCCCGGCACGAAATCAGGGTCGGCCCCGCCGCCCGCAGCTTCGCCGCCATGCACGGCCTCATGCCGGCCACCTTCGAGCGCACCATGCGCGGCGTCACCGAGTCCCAGCACTTCGAGAAGGTGCGCCAGGGACACACCTCCGGCAGCCTCTTCCGGCCCATGGCCGAGGGCACCGGCACCTCCGGCGGCTACCACTCGGCCGGCAAGCAGTGGCTGCGCCGGCTGCTGTGGGCCGGAGGACTGGCGGTAGCGGCCGCCTCCTTCCGCAGGGGAGGGGCAGGACGAAGACTCGGAGTGCGTGTGGCCCACGCGCTGGCCAGCTGA
- a CDS encoding diacylglycerol/lipid kinase family protein yields the protein MTDIAVLVNLRARRGTEGVGGLVERFLPRARVALTRSLEEARSWISDTLRPNPPRLLLAGGGDGTITGLLNELRMAGVALPAIGVLPLGTGNAWARVTGAPRPAVALKQIAAVGERLPPLRPFSLVRVEGKVAPFAGTGWDAEMIQDFKNQLAMAGPLHSTQAGLRGYLGAMFTRTVPRHVFGDGNPQVSVYNMGDTALTLDARGAVQPVAHGDKGALLYQGPAGVAGAATTPEWGFGFKAFPFAQAVPHRLSVRVYGATVLEATRNMFKLWRGEHPLPRMHDWFVQRVRMDFDREVPFQMGGDVIGMRRSLEFDLAEESVQLVDWRQLSRMVRV from the coding sequence ATGACCGACATCGCCGTCCTCGTGAACCTGCGCGCCCGCCGCGGCACCGAAGGAGTAGGAGGGCTCGTGGAGCGCTTCCTCCCCCGGGCGCGCGTGGCGCTCACCCGCTCTCTCGAGGAGGCGCGGAGCTGGATTTCGGACACGCTCCGGCCCAACCCTCCCAGGCTGCTGCTCGCGGGCGGAGGGGACGGCACGATTACCGGGCTCCTCAATGAATTGCGCATGGCGGGCGTGGCGCTGCCGGCCATCGGCGTGCTGCCGCTGGGCACCGGCAATGCCTGGGCCCGCGTCACCGGCGCGCCCCGGCCCGCGGTGGCGCTGAAGCAGATTGCCGCGGTGGGCGAGCGCCTGCCGCCCCTGCGTCCCTTCTCCCTGGTGCGCGTGGAGGGCAAGGTCGCCCCCTTCGCTGGCACCGGCTGGGACGCGGAGATGATTCAGGACTTCAAGAACCAGCTCGCCATGGCCGGGCCGCTGCACAGCACCCAGGCGGGCCTGCGCGGCTACCTCGGGGCCATGTTCACCCGCACGGTGCCCCGGCACGTCTTCGGCGACGGCAACCCGCAGGTGTCCGTCTACAACATGGGTGACACCGCGCTCACCCTGGACGCGCGGGGCGCGGTGCAGCCGGTGGCCCATGGGGACAAGGGCGCGCTGCTGTACCAGGGGCCCGCGGGCGTCGCCGGCGCGGCCACCACGCCCGAGTGGGGCTTCGGCTTCAAGGCCTTCCCCTTCGCGCAGGCCGTGCCGCACCGGCTGTCCGTGCGCGTCTACGGCGCCACCGTGCTGGAGGCCACGCGCAACATGTTCAAGCTGTGGCGCGGCGAGCACCCCCTGCCTCGCATGCACGACTGGTTCGTCCAGCGCGTGCGCATGGACTTCGACCGCGAGGTGCCCTTCCAGATGGGCGGCGACGTCATCGGCATGCGCCGCTCGCTGGAGTTCGACCTGGCGGAAGAGAGCGTCCAGCTCGTCGACTGGCGCCAGCTGTCGCGCATGGTGCGGGTGTAG
- a CDS encoding NUDIX hydrolase, giving the protein MSHTYEYPRPALTVDCVVFGQDEDDLKVLLIRRGVEPYAGRWALPGGFVRMEESLDAAARRELEEEAGIRPGHMEQLYTFGDPGRDPRGRVVTVAYFALVKLSDHTLHAATDAREAAWFSVWDAPKLAFDHADVLATALQRLKGKVRYQPIGFELLPPKFTLTQLQRLYEVILERQLDKRNFRKKILAMDLLEELDEVEQDVSHRAARLYRFDHKKYKQLEKAGFNFEL; this is encoded by the coding sequence GTGAGTCACACCTACGAGTATCCCAGGCCCGCCTTGACGGTGGACTGCGTCGTCTTCGGCCAGGATGAAGACGACCTGAAGGTGTTGCTCATCCGGCGGGGCGTGGAGCCCTACGCGGGGCGCTGGGCGCTGCCCGGCGGCTTCGTGCGCATGGAGGAGTCCCTGGACGCCGCCGCGCGCCGCGAGCTGGAGGAAGAGGCCGGCATCCGCCCGGGGCACATGGAGCAGCTCTACACCTTCGGCGACCCGGGGAGGGACCCGCGCGGGCGCGTCGTCACGGTGGCGTACTTCGCGCTGGTGAAGCTCAGCGACCACACGCTGCACGCGGCCACGGACGCGCGAGAGGCGGCGTGGTTCTCCGTGTGGGACGCGCCGAAGCTGGCGTTCGACCACGCGGACGTCCTCGCCACCGCGCTGCAGCGGCTCAAGGGCAAGGTCCGCTACCAGCCCATCGGCTTCGAGCTGCTGCCGCCCAAGTTCACCCTGACGCAGCTCCAGCGGCTGTACGAAGTCATCCTGGAGCGGCAGCTCGACAAGCGGAACTTCCGCAAGAAGATTCTCGCCATGGACCTGCTGGAGGAATTGGACGAGGTGGAGCAGGACGTCTCCCACCGCGCCGCGCGCCTCTACCGGTTCGACCACAAGAAGTACAAACAGCTGGAGAAGGCGGGCTTCAACTTCGAGCTGTGA
- a CDS encoding protein phosphatase 2C domain-containing protein yields MSALPFDIAAASVQGREHARAGRNNQDALCIRASEHGLVAVVADGCGSQPCSELGAQLGVRRLVQAAQQRLAEGERVDAASFLPGLREDLLCLLGELRGELGREALADFLFTVVGAVVTPAKTLIFSAGDGVWALNGEVHPLGPFPGNAPPYLAYALMRADDVPLSTQALIPTEDVHALLLGTDGVVDLERLASARIPEKDELVGPLSRLWTEDRYFANPDALRRRLALLNRESVRADFDARRVVRTPGLLPDDTTLVVLRRRIMGRA; encoded by the coding sequence ATGTCCGCGCTGCCCTTCGACATCGCCGCCGCTTCGGTGCAGGGCCGGGAGCACGCTCGGGCGGGGCGCAACAACCAGGATGCGCTGTGCATCCGCGCCAGTGAGCACGGGCTGGTGGCGGTCGTGGCGGACGGGTGCGGCAGCCAGCCGTGCAGCGAATTGGGCGCGCAGCTCGGCGTGCGGCGGTTGGTGCAGGCGGCGCAGCAGCGGCTCGCGGAGGGCGAGCGCGTGGACGCGGCCTCCTTCCTGCCGGGCCTGCGCGAGGACCTGCTGTGCCTCCTGGGCGAGCTACGGGGCGAGTTGGGCCGCGAGGCACTGGCGGACTTCCTCTTCACCGTGGTGGGCGCGGTGGTGACGCCCGCGAAGACGCTCATCTTCTCCGCGGGGGACGGGGTGTGGGCGCTCAACGGGGAGGTGCATCCGCTCGGGCCCTTTCCAGGGAATGCGCCGCCGTACCTCGCCTATGCGCTGATGCGCGCCGACGACGTGCCGCTGTCCACGCAGGCGCTGATTCCCACCGAGGACGTGCACGCGCTGCTCCTCGGCACGGATGGGGTGGTGGACCTGGAGCGGCTCGCCTCGGCGCGAATCCCCGAGAAGGACGAGCTGGTGGGTCCGCTGTCCCGGCTCTGGACGGAGGACCGGTACTTCGCCAACCCGGATGCGCTGCGGCGCCGGCTGGCGTTGCTCAACCGCGAGTCCGTGCGTGCCGACTTCGACGCCCGTCGCGTGGTGCGCACGCCGGGGCTGCTGCCGGACGACACGACGCTCGTGGTGCTGCGTCGCCGCATCATGGGGAGGGCGTGA
- a CDS encoding nicotinamidase — MRTQIKELPLPGFYKADHAGQYGYGPNAGKLQEAAATWRAANDVSVAATDKFNLHLLLIDVQKDFCFPEGSLYVAGRSGRGAVDDSRRIAEFIYRNLGALTNVTATLDTHFAYQIFFPSFWVDQDDKPLTAYREVTREQIERGQARPNPAMAKWLCGGNYPWLLKQVKYYCEELERAGKYTLYLWPPHCLLGSDGHALAGVVQEARLFHSFARGMQSWAEVKGGNPLTENYSVMRPEVLSRHDGQPLAQRNTQFLKTLLTADAVVIGGQAASHCVKSSIDDLLGEIVAQDAALARKVYLLTDCMSAVTVPDGKGGFAADFTPQADAALKRFADAGMHLVKSTDPLASWPDLRIA; from the coding sequence ATGAGGACGCAAATCAAGGAGCTGCCGCTGCCGGGGTTCTACAAGGCAGACCACGCGGGGCAGTACGGCTACGGGCCGAACGCCGGGAAGCTCCAGGAGGCCGCCGCAACCTGGCGGGCGGCGAATGACGTCTCCGTGGCGGCGACGGACAAGTTCAACCTGCACCTGCTGCTCATCGACGTGCAGAAGGACTTCTGCTTCCCCGAGGGCTCGCTCTACGTGGCGGGACGCAGTGGGCGCGGCGCGGTGGACGACAGCCGCCGCATCGCCGAGTTCATCTACCGCAACCTCGGCGCGCTCACGAATGTGACGGCGACGCTCGACACCCACTTCGCGTACCAGATTTTCTTCCCGTCCTTCTGGGTGGACCAGGACGACAAGCCGCTCACCGCGTACCGCGAGGTGACGCGCGAGCAGATTGAGCGCGGGCAGGCGCGGCCGAATCCCGCGATGGCGAAGTGGCTGTGCGGGGGCAACTACCCGTGGCTGCTCAAGCAGGTGAAGTACTACTGCGAGGAGTTGGAGCGAGCGGGGAAGTACACGCTGTACCTGTGGCCGCCGCACTGCCTGCTGGGCAGCGACGGGCACGCGCTGGCGGGCGTGGTGCAGGAGGCGCGGCTGTTCCACTCCTTCGCGCGCGGCATGCAGTCGTGGGCGGAGGTGAAGGGCGGCAACCCGCTGACGGAGAACTACTCGGTGATGCGGCCGGAGGTGCTGTCGCGGCATGACGGGCAGCCGCTGGCGCAGCGGAATACCCAGTTCCTCAAGACGCTGCTGACGGCGGACGCGGTGGTGATTGGCGGCCAGGCCGCGAGCCACTGCGTGAAGAGCTCCATCGACGACCTGCTGGGGGAGATTGTCGCGCAGGACGCGGCGCTGGCTCGCAAGGTGTACCTGCTCACGGACTGCATGTCGGCGGTGACGGTGCCGGACGGGAAGGGCGGCTTCGCGGCGGACTTCACGCCGCAGGCGGATGCGGCGCTGAAGCGCTTCGCGGACGCGGGCATGCACCTGGTGAAGTCCACGGACCCGCTGGCGAGCTGGCCGGACCTGCGCATCGCCTGA